The Chrysemys picta bellii isolate R12L10 chromosome 12, ASM1138683v2, whole genome shotgun sequence genome has a segment encoding these proteins:
- the LOC135974550 gene encoding olfactory receptor 6B1-like, with product MFLVIYITVVAGNILIIALVVADQHLHFHMYFFLGNLSCLETCYTSTVLPRMLVSLLTSGKTISFSGFLSQLYFFDSLACTECYLLAAMSYDRYLAICKPLHFSTLMNNSFCLQLAAGSWLNGCLATAIFILFMSPLIFCAVNEIDHFYCESIPLIKLSCSDTHLIILLDFILAFVFTLPPFLLTLTSYVCVITTILRIPSTTRRQKAFSTCSSHLIVVTIFYGTIMIVYMLPKHDTLRDLNKVFSLCYTVLTPLANPLIYSLRNREVKEAMSKAVSKCSFHQKNMQRF from the coding sequence atgttcctagtgatctacatCACAGTCGTGGCTGGGAACATCCTCATCATTGcactagttgtggctgatcagcaccttcacttccacatgtacttcttcctggggaacttgtcctgcttggagacctgctacacctccaccgtcctgcccaggatgctggtCAGTCTCCTGACTAGTGGCAAAACCATCTCATTTAGTGGCTTCTTGTCACAACTGTATTTCTTTGATTCTCTGGCATGTACAGAATGCTATCTCCTAGCAGCAATGTCTTATGATAGGTATTTAGCAATATGTAAACCCCTGCACTTTTCAACTCTTATGAATAATAGTTTTTGCCTCCAATTGGCTGCTGGCTCATGGTTAAATGGTTGTTTGGCTACTGCCATCTTTATATTATTCATGTCACCATTAATATTCTGCGCCGtgaatgaaattgaccatttctattgTGAATCCATCCCATTGAtaaaactctcctgcagtgacacaCACCTGATCATATTGCTAGATTTCATTCTCGCCTTTGTATTCACTCTGCCTCCATTCCTACTAACCCTGACATCCTATGTGTGTGTCATcaccaccatcctgagaatcccttccaccacccGGAGACAGAAggcattttccacctgctcctctcacctcattgtggtgacaattttctatggaacAATAATGATTGTGTACATGCTGCCGAAACACGATACACTGAGAGACCTGAACAAAGTGTTCTCTCTTTGCTACACTGTCCTGACTCCCCTGgcaaaccccctcatctacagcctgagaaacagagaggtcaaggaagcAATGAGCAAAGCAGTCAGTAAATGTAGCTTTCACCAAAAAAACATGCAGAGATTCTGA
- the LOC135974638 gene encoding olfactory receptor 6N1-like translates to MADRNWRNQTAVTEFILLAFGELPDLQILLFLMFLVIYMATVAGNMLIIALVMADQHLHNPMYFFLGNLSCLETCYTSTLLPRMLASLLTGDKTISFRGCYSQLYFFGSLAATECYLLAAMSYDRYLAICKPLHYSTLMNNRFCLQLAAGSWLNGCLASALLILFLSQLTFCGPNEIDHFYCDPIPLMELSCSDTHLSILVDFILACVFTLPPFLLTLMSYVFILASILRIASTTGRQKAFSTCSSHLSVVTIFYGTIMIFYMLPKGDTIRDLKKVLSLCFTVVTPLVNPLIYSLRKREVKEALSKAVSKCGFHKNMQRL, encoded by the coding sequence ATGGCAGACAGAAACTGGAGAAACCAAACGGCTGTCACAGAATTTATCCTCCTGGCATTCGGGGAACTCCCTGAcctgcaaattcttctcttcctgatgttcctagtgatctacatGGCAACCGTGGCCGGGAACATGCTCATCATTGCACTAGTTatggctgatcagcaccttcacaaccccatgtacttcttcctggggaatttgtcctgcttggagacctgctacacctccaccctcctgcccaggatgctggccagtctcctgactggggacaaaaCCATTTCATTCAGGGGCTGCTACTCACAACTGTATTTCTTTGGTTCTCTGGCAGCTACAGAATGCTATCTCCTAGCAgcaatgtcttatgatcggtatttagcgatatgtaaACCCCTGCACTATTCAACTCTTATGAATAACAGATTTTGCCTCCAGCTGGCTGCTGGGTCATGGTTAAATGGTTGTTTGGCCAGTGCACTCCTTATATTATTCCTATCACAGTTAACATTTTGTGGCccgaatgaaattgaccatttctattgTGACCCCATCCCACTGATGGAACTCTCCTGCAGTGATACACACCTGAGCATATTGGTGGATTTCATACTAGCCTGTGTATTCACCCTGCCTCCTTTCCTACTAACCCTGATGTCCTACGTGTTTATCCTTGCCAGCATCCTGAGAATCGCTTCCACCACCGGGagacaaaaggccttttccacctgctcctctcacctcagtgtggtgacaattttctatggaacCATAATGATTTTCTACATGCTACCGAAAGGTGATACAATCAGAGATCTGAAGAAAGTGCTCTCTCTTTGCTTCACGGTCGTAACTCCCCTGgtaaaccccctcatctacagcctgagaaagagagaggtcaaggaagccTTGAGCAAAGCAGTCAGTAAATGTGGCTTTCACAAAAACATGCAGAGACTCTGA